A section of the Hyphomicrobiaceae bacterium genome encodes:
- a CDS encoding L-lactate permease, with translation MWSQVYDPFGNMLLSAAVAALPVFVLLGSIAIFEIKAHYAAILGLISALLVAVLGFGMPADMAAKAAGLGAAFGLMPIGWIILNVIFLYNLTNEKGDFERLQVSIRNISDDRRIQLLFIAFSLGAFFEGAAGFGTPVAVTAAMLIGLGFSPLAASGLSLIANTAPVAFGALGTPVIALSAVTGLDLLSLTAQVGRQLTPFCILVPFWLIWAFVGFRKMMEVWPPILVAGVSFAIPQYLISNYHGPWLVNVVAAICSMGALALFLRFWKPANPMTDMPDHHAAENHPGTSAAALTGGGARVWAPWVILSLFVFAWGVPQVKEVLNGCPTALSAGETRSAISESACSLTKLAFNKFPIPGLNEQVQKMPPVVAHPEPEKAVYTFNILSATGTSIFLAAIVAAFVLGYTVPQMIRMYGKTIWMVRYSLLTIAAMLAIGYVTRYAGTDATMGLLLANTGFLYPFFGTMIGWLGVALTGSDTASNVLFGGLQKVSAQQLGLSPILMAAANSSGGVMGKMIDAQSIVVASTATKWYGNEGSILRFVFFHSVALACLVGLLVMAQAYMFPFMIVSGPVTP, from the coding sequence ATGTGGTCACAGGTCTACGATCCGTTTGGGAACATGCTGTTGTCGGCGGCTGTGGCTGCCTTGCCCGTGTTCGTGCTTCTGGGATCGATTGCGATCTTCGAGATCAAAGCTCACTACGCGGCAATCCTGGGTTTGATCTCAGCACTTCTTGTGGCCGTGCTCGGCTTCGGTATGCCAGCGGACATGGCGGCGAAAGCTGCGGGCCTTGGGGCCGCTTTCGGCCTGATGCCAATCGGCTGGATCATTCTCAACGTCATCTTTCTTTATAACCTTACAAACGAGAAGGGTGACTTCGAACGCTTGCAGGTTTCGATCCGCAACATCTCCGATGACAGGCGTATCCAGTTGCTGTTCATCGCATTTTCTCTCGGCGCGTTCTTCGAAGGAGCCGCCGGTTTCGGCACCCCGGTCGCGGTGACGGCGGCCATGCTGATTGGCCTAGGGTTCTCGCCCTTGGCCGCATCTGGCTTGTCGCTGATTGCCAACACTGCTCCGGTGGCCTTCGGAGCGCTGGGCACACCCGTCATCGCGCTTTCCGCCGTCACCGGCCTCGACCTTCTTTCATTGACCGCGCAAGTGGGCCGCCAGCTGACGCCGTTCTGCATTCTCGTCCCGTTCTGGCTGATCTGGGCCTTCGTCGGTTTCCGTAAAATGATGGAGGTTTGGCCGCCTATCCTTGTTGCAGGCGTTTCGTTCGCTATTCCCCAGTATTTGATCTCGAACTACCACGGTCCGTGGCTTGTCAACGTGGTGGCAGCCATCTGTTCCATGGGCGCACTGGCGCTGTTCCTCAGGTTCTGGAAGCCCGCCAACCCGATGACGGATATGCCGGACCATCATGCCGCGGAGAACCATCCGGGCACCTCGGCTGCCGCGCTTACGGGTGGCGGCGCGCGCGTATGGGCGCCATGGGTGATCCTCAGCCTGTTCGTGTTCGCATGGGGCGTGCCGCAGGTGAAAGAGGTCTTGAACGGTTGTCCCACCGCACTTTCCGCAGGTGAGACCCGCTCGGCGATTTCTGAATCGGCCTGCTCGCTCACCAAGCTCGCCTTCAACAAATTCCCGATCCCGGGCCTGAACGAGCAAGTCCAGAAGATGCCTCCGGTCGTGGCACATCCTGAACCCGAGAAGGCGGTCTATACGTTCAATATCCTTTCGGCCACCGGAACGAGCATTTTCCTCGCGGCAATCGTGGCGGCGTTCGTGCTCGGATATACTGTTCCACAGATGATCCGAATGTACGGCAAGACGATTTGGATGGTGCGATATTCTCTGCTCACGATCGCAGCAATGCTGGCCATCGGCTATGTGACCCGCTACGCCGGCACCGACGCAACAATGGGATTGCTGTTGGCTAACACAGGTTTCCTGTATCCGTTCTTCGGCACCATGATTGGTTGGCTCGGTGTGGCGCTGACAGGATCCGATACGGCATCAAACGTGCTGTTCGGCGGCCTCCAGAAGGTCAGTGCTCAGCAGCTGGGTCTGAGCCCCATTCTGATGGCGGCGGCGAACAGCTCCGGCGGCGTGATGGGCAAAATGATAGACGCGCAGTCCATCGTCGTCGCCTCGACGGCCACGAAGTGGTACGGCAACGAAGGCTCAATCCTTCGCTTCGTCTTCTTCCACTCGGTGGCCCTGGCTTGCCTCGTTGGCCTGCTAGTGATGGCACAGGCCTACATGTTCCCCTTCATGATCGTGTCTGGGCCGGTCACACCGTAA
- a CDS encoding PQQ-dependent dehydrogenase, methanol/ethanol family: MALTRRRMRASVLAALSMGVCGVAAAGDYSPVTDERLQHPEAENWLSWRGNYQGWGYSPLDQINSSNVKDLVPVWSYATGLQEGHQAPPIVNNGVMFVSTPENNIIALDAATGVEKWRYRRKLPKELFQLHPTNRGVGLYKDKVYLATLDACVVALNASDGKEAWSNCVGDWKIGEYSTLSPLIADGKVITGVSGGEFGIRGAITALNADTGEIAWKTFTIPAPGEPGSNTWRGEDWKTGGGSIWMQGNYDPETKLAFFGTGNGAPWMPDTRPGDNLYTSSVLAIDVTTGAIKGHHQYHWNDAWDWDEVSSPLLIDYERNGKKVKGLVHAGRNGYLWWLSRSADEIGFVDAENYVEQSVFDKIDPKTGRPSYNQDKIPLLDKTVKFCPSLWGGKDWPPEAYNPKTGMLYIPSHINLCSEYGGAGKLDKLKPGELWLSVPVDVVFASLRFSDKVDTSKPIPIGSLQAFDVKTGKRSWATNFNDTPFWAPLLTTGGNLVFAGGTVDRKFHAMDATNGKILWEMALPSGVNGVPSSFSVNGTQYIAVQSGWGVDAERMHALMQKIMPEGRKLPVVPQGGSIWVFALKK; encoded by the coding sequence ATGGCACTAACGAGAAGACGAATGCGAGCGAGTGTTCTCGCCGCCCTATCGATGGGCGTCTGCGGCGTAGCGGCCGCGGGCGATTACTCTCCAGTCACCGACGAGCGGTTGCAGCATCCTGAAGCTGAGAACTGGCTGAGCTGGCGCGGAAACTACCAGGGCTGGGGCTACAGCCCGCTCGACCAGATCAATTCTTCCAACGTCAAGGATCTTGTGCCGGTCTGGTCGTATGCTACGGGTCTGCAAGAGGGACATCAGGCGCCCCCTATCGTCAACAACGGTGTGATGTTCGTCTCGACGCCCGAGAACAACATCATTGCTCTCGACGCGGCGACAGGCGTCGAGAAGTGGCGTTATCGCCGCAAACTTCCCAAGGAGCTGTTCCAGCTTCACCCGACCAATCGCGGCGTCGGTCTTTATAAGGATAAGGTCTATCTGGCGACGCTCGATGCCTGCGTTGTGGCGCTCAATGCGTCCGACGGCAAAGAAGCCTGGAGCAACTGCGTCGGCGATTGGAAGATTGGCGAATACAGCACGCTGTCTCCGCTGATTGCCGATGGCAAAGTCATCACCGGCGTCTCTGGCGGTGAATTCGGTATTCGCGGCGCCATCACGGCGCTCAACGCCGATACCGGCGAGATTGCTTGGAAGACTTTCACTATTCCGGCGCCCGGCGAGCCCGGCTCCAACACCTGGCGCGGTGAAGACTGGAAGACCGGTGGCGGCTCAATCTGGATGCAGGGCAACTATGATCCTGAAACCAAGCTCGCCTTCTTCGGAACGGGCAATGGCGCACCCTGGATGCCGGACACGCGTCCTGGCGATAACCTGTACACGTCTTCCGTTCTCGCGATCGACGTGACGACGGGCGCCATCAAAGGCCATCACCAGTATCACTGGAACGATGCTTGGGACTGGGACGAGGTCTCCTCGCCATTGCTCATCGACTATGAGCGCAATGGTAAGAAGGTCAAAGGTCTCGTCCACGCGGGCCGCAATGGATACCTGTGGTGGCTGTCACGCAGTGCCGACGAGATTGGATTCGTCGATGCCGAGAACTATGTCGAGCAATCGGTGTTCGACAAGATCGATCCCAAGACCGGTCGTCCGTCCTACAACCAGGACAAGATCCCGCTTCTCGACAAGACTGTGAAGTTCTGCCCGAGCCTGTGGGGTGGCAAGGACTGGCCGCCGGAGGCGTACAATCCCAAGACCGGCATGCTCTACATTCCTTCGCACATCAACCTGTGCTCGGAATACGGCGGCGCTGGCAAACTCGACAAGCTGAAACCAGGCGAGCTGTGGCTCAGCGTTCCGGTTGACGTCGTGTTCGCAAGCCTTCGCTTCTCCGACAAAGTAGACACGTCGAAGCCGATTCCGATCGGCAGCTTGCAGGCATTCGACGTCAAGACGGGCAAGCGTTCGTGGGCGACGAACTTCAACGACACGCCGTTCTGGGCGCCGTTGTTGACGACCGGTGGCAACCTCGTGTTCGCCGGCGGCACGGTGGATCGCAAGTTCCACGCTATGGATGCAACCAACGGCAAGATCCTCTGGGAGATGGCCCTGCCTTCAGGCGTGAACGGCGTTCCTTCGAGCTTCTCGGTTAACGGCACGCAGTACATCGCCGTCCAGTCGGGTTGGGGTGTCGATGCAGAGCGCATGCATGCTCTGATGCAGAAGATCATGCCTGAGGGTCGCAAGCTGCCCGTGGTTCCGCAAGGTGGATCCATCTGGGTCTTCGCTCTCAAGAAGTAA
- a CDS encoding molybdopterin cofactor-binding domain-containing protein, with amino-acid sequence MRHFIEEHAEAAARGARIEKTGFIIENVSRRSILGGILTTTGLVMSLRMLAPTEAKAVTLYPHGGLGMPNGVVMDPKVFVALDKDGTVTIVAHRSEMGTGARTALPMIIADEMEADWARVKIVQAPGDEPRYGNQDTDGSRSVRHYIQPMRVIGASMKQMLETVAALKWGVDRSLCKASNHKVIQYTKDGKETGKVYTFGELAEAATNRAVPDIETVEFKKPAEFRYMVKNPVKIVDLFDITVGAAKYGADVRVPGLKYAVMARPPVIGAKLKSFDPADALKVPGVEAVYEIEGKAPPAKFASLGGVAVVARNTYAAMAGRDALKLEWDYGPHASYNSVAYHKEMEETANKPGKVIRNLGDPDAAFASAKEVVSATYHQQHVAQASMEPPVAIAQFANGKIDVWAPLQSPYGSRKDICDTYKVAEQNVTVNVTLLGGGFGRKSKCDYALEAVELSKRSNGAPVMLLWTREDDIRNGFYHTTSCEHLDAAIDDSGKVTAWRHRSVAPSILSTFAPDSGYQFNLEYGMGLVDVPVEVPNIRCENGQAMAHTRIGWFRSVSNIPRAFAVQSFICELAHKLGKDPKDFLLEIIGSDRKVDLKAAGMPDDFWNYGEPYDQFPIDTSRLKRVIATAAEKAGWGKKLPEGQGMGIAGHRCFASYVASVVHVSIDKDGVVRVPEVTTAIDCGMYVHPERIRSQIEGAAVMAMSTALYSGITFKDGIVEQSNFSDFEVARISNYPKKVNVHILEPASPEHHTSGVGEPGVPPFAPALANAIFAASGKRVRNLPMGEKLQNA; translated from the coding sequence ATGCGTCACTTTATCGAAGAACATGCCGAGGCCGCTGCGCGCGGCGCTCGGATTGAAAAGACCGGATTTATAATCGAGAACGTGAGCCGCCGTTCGATTTTGGGTGGAATCCTCACCACGACTGGTCTGGTTATGTCGTTGCGGATGCTGGCACCGACCGAGGCAAAGGCGGTGACCTTGTATCCTCACGGTGGTCTTGGCATGCCGAATGGCGTTGTCATGGATCCCAAAGTATTTGTGGCGCTCGACAAGGACGGCACCGTCACTATCGTGGCGCATCGATCGGAAATGGGAACCGGTGCCCGCACCGCGCTGCCAATGATCATTGCCGACGAGATGGAGGCCGATTGGGCGCGGGTTAAAATCGTGCAGGCTCCTGGTGATGAGCCGCGCTACGGCAACCAGGACACCGACGGCTCTCGAAGCGTGCGCCATTACATCCAGCCGATGCGAGTCATCGGTGCTTCGATGAAGCAGATGCTCGAAACGGTCGCAGCATTGAAGTGGGGCGTCGACCGATCGCTGTGCAAAGCCAGCAACCACAAAGTTATCCAGTACACCAAGGATGGGAAAGAGACCGGGAAGGTCTACACCTTTGGCGAACTGGCAGAGGCAGCAACGAACCGGGCCGTACCTGATATCGAAACGGTCGAGTTCAAGAAGCCGGCCGAGTTTCGCTACATGGTCAAGAACCCGGTCAAAATTGTCGATCTTTTCGACATCACCGTGGGTGCGGCAAAGTACGGTGCCGACGTTCGCGTTCCGGGTCTGAAGTATGCTGTGATGGCGCGGCCGCCAGTGATCGGAGCCAAGTTGAAGTCATTTGATCCTGCTGATGCGCTGAAGGTTCCCGGCGTGGAAGCGGTCTACGAGATCGAAGGCAAGGCGCCGCCGGCGAAGTTTGCTTCCCTCGGCGGCGTAGCTGTCGTTGCTCGCAACACCTACGCGGCAATGGCTGGGCGGGATGCGCTCAAACTCGAATGGGATTACGGCCCGCACGCGAGCTACAACAGCGTCGCATACCACAAGGAAATGGAAGAAACGGCCAACAAGCCCGGCAAGGTCATCCGCAATCTTGGTGATCCCGATGCAGCATTCGCCAGCGCCAAGGAAGTCGTGTCTGCAACCTACCATCAGCAGCACGTCGCTCAGGCTTCGATGGAACCGCCAGTTGCGATTGCGCAGTTCGCCAACGGCAAGATCGACGTTTGGGCTCCGCTTCAAAGTCCGTATGGTTCGCGCAAAGACATTTGCGACACCTACAAGGTTGCCGAACAGAACGTGACGGTTAACGTGACGCTTCTAGGTGGTGGCTTTGGCCGCAAGTCCAAGTGCGATTACGCGCTTGAAGCGGTCGAACTGTCGAAGCGGTCCAACGGTGCTCCTGTGATGCTGTTGTGGACGCGCGAGGACGATATTCGCAACGGCTTTTACCACACGACGTCGTGTGAGCATCTCGATGCGGCCATCGACGACAGCGGCAAGGTGACGGCATGGCGTCATCGGTCCGTTGCGCCGTCAATCCTTTCGACGTTCGCGCCCGATAGTGGTTACCAGTTCAACCTCGAATATGGCATGGGCCTTGTCGATGTGCCGGTTGAGGTTCCTAACATTCGCTGCGAAAACGGGCAGGCAATGGCCCACACCCGCATCGGCTGGTTCCGTTCTGTTTCCAATATTCCGCGGGCGTTCGCGGTGCAGTCGTTCATTTGTGAACTCGCCCACAAGCTGGGCAAGGATCCAAAGGACTTCCTGCTGGAAATTATCGGCTCAGATCGCAAAGTGGACCTGAAGGCGGCTGGCATGCCGGACGACTTCTGGAATTACGGCGAGCCATACGACCAGTTCCCGATCGACACATCTCGACTGAAGCGGGTTATTGCCACGGCAGCTGAAAAGGCTGGTTGGGGCAAGAAGCTGCCGGAAGGTCAGGGTATGGGAATTGCGGGACACCGTTGCTTCGCATCCTACGTCGCCTCGGTCGTGCATGTCTCCATCGACAAGGACGGCGTTGTGCGCGTGCCTGAGGTTACCACTGCTATCGATTGCGGAATGTACGTTCACCCAGAGCGTATTCGTTCGCAGATCGAAGGTGCTGCCGTGATGGCGATGTCCACTGCGCTTTACAGCGGCATCACTTTCAAGGACGGCATCGTTGAGCAGTCGAACTTCTCCGACTTCGAGGTGGCGCGAATCTCGAACTACCCGAAGAAGGTCAATGTCCACATTCTGGAGCCCGCATCTCCAGAACACCACACCTCAGGTGTCGGCGAGCCCGGCGTTCCTCCATTCGCTCCGGCCCTCGCCAACGCCATCTTTGCAGCAAGTGGAAAGCGGGTTCGCAACTTGCCAATGGGTGAAAAGCTGCAAAACGCCTGA
- a CDS encoding ubiquinol-cytochrome c reductase iron-sulfur subunit → MTRPTKTGGDTQPEKMLTRRSMAQALALCGCAAAAVASVPRRAVAETDPTATLQKGDRFAIIPDSGDPTPIKLDELKPGQAIMGAYPVDPTTGHPRTETRLNMVNLVRLSGEHKNLEATKGVEVFSAICTHKGCAVASWQPDVNHWRCFCHMSEFDAANKGDVVAGPATEPLPTLPIGVDAEGYIVATGEFSAAPGAQS, encoded by the coding sequence ATGACTAGGCCGACAAAGACCGGAGGCGATACGCAGCCGGAAAAGATGTTGACGCGTCGTAGCATGGCGCAGGCGCTGGCGCTTTGTGGTTGCGCTGCGGCGGCGGTTGCGAGCGTTCCACGCCGTGCTGTCGCGGAAACAGATCCGACGGCGACGCTCCAAAAGGGCGATCGATTTGCAATCATTCCCGATAGCGGAGACCCGACGCCGATCAAGCTGGACGAGCTCAAACCCGGACAGGCGATCATGGGTGCTTATCCCGTCGATCCCACAACGGGCCATCCGCGCACCGAAACGCGCCTGAACATGGTCAACCTCGTTCGCCTGTCGGGCGAGCACAAGAACCTCGAAGCGACCAAAGGGGTCGAGGTGTTTTCAGCTATTTGCACGCACAAGGGCTGCGCGGTTGCCTCGTGGCAGCCAGACGTCAATCACTGGCGGTGCTTCTGTCATATGTCGGAATTCGACGCCGCAAACAAAGGCGACGTGGTCGCTGGACCGGCGACCGAACCGCTTCCGACGTTACCGATCGGGGTCGATGCCGAGGGCTACATCGTGGCGACGGGAGAGTTCTCCGCCGCACCGGGCGCCCAAAGCTGA
- a CDS encoding DUF2478 domain-containing protein, which yields MKLAAIAYDAGQGDDIDAVLCAIAHELRAKGYKLAGAVQWNEPREGLPHDAMILEDLSTGRRLDVSGEPAAGGGGCRLDSYALETVAGLVANTIDTNVDLVILNRFGKQEAARAGFRPIIEAAVANELPVLTGLNNAHRALWEDFTSGEGIYLSASPEDVKDWAARTLAERKPADR from the coding sequence ATGAAACTCGCTGCAATAGCATACGATGCCGGACAGGGCGACGACATCGACGCCGTCCTGTGTGCCATTGCGCATGAGTTGCGCGCCAAGGGTTACAAGCTCGCTGGTGCGGTGCAATGGAATGAGCCGCGCGAGGGCCTACCGCACGACGCGATGATCCTGGAGGATCTCTCCACGGGCCGCCGCCTCGACGTATCCGGCGAGCCTGCCGCGGGCGGCGGCGGATGCCGACTCGATTCCTATGCTTTGGAAACCGTTGCGGGACTGGTGGCAAACACGATCGATACGAACGTCGACCTCGTCATCCTCAATCGCTTCGGCAAACAGGAGGCAGCACGTGCGGGCTTCCGTCCGATCATCGAAGCCGCTGTTGCCAATGAATTGCCGGTTCTCACCGGGCTCAACAATGCGCATCGCGCGTTGTGGGAAGACTTCACGAGCGGAGAAGGTATCTATCTGTCTGCAAGCCCTGAGGACGTCAAAGACTGGGCCGCTCGCACCCTCGCGGAGCGCAAGCCGGCTGACCGCTGA
- a CDS encoding (2Fe-2S)-binding protein produces the protein MVAVKINGKDYAFDGDPNMPLLWFIRDEANLTGTKYGCGTGLCGACTVHVDGTAARACQTTMADIAGKAVTTIEGLSPDGNHPVQKAWREVSVPQCGFCQAGQIMQAASMLAKNAQPSDAEIEKEMSGNICRCGCYQRIHTAVRLAAGGA, from the coding sequence ATGGTTGCAGTGAAAATCAACGGCAAGGATTACGCTTTCGACGGCGATCCAAACATGCCACTCCTATGGTTTATTCGCGATGAGGCAAATCTGACAGGCACCAAGTACGGTTGCGGCACGGGCCTGTGCGGCGCCTGCACTGTGCATGTCGATGGAACAGCAGCCCGCGCCTGCCAGACCACCATGGCGGATATTGCTGGAAAGGCCGTGACCACGATCGAAGGGCTGAGCCCGGATGGTAATCATCCGGTTCAAAAGGCTTGGCGTGAGGTCAGCGTTCCCCAATGCGGCTTCTGCCAAGCAGGTCAGATCATGCAGGCAGCCTCGATGCTCGCAAAGAACGCGCAGCCGAGCGACGCCGAGATCGAGAAGGAAATGTCTGGGAATATCTGCCGCTGCGGTTGCTATCAGCGCATTCACACCGCAGTGCGTCTTGCAGCGGGAGGTGCATGA
- a CDS encoding LUD domain-containing protein encodes MSGSARDEIMARIKAATAATRDSDPLSVWSKDRPASIRPQLPGDVEASFRAKAATNLISIRDVGGIEGVPVAVAEILARANLAPDISVSPTLRDLPWPRTVQVRDEKARVDEKLTVTRAVAGIAETGSVVLCSSKDAPSSLNYAPEIHVIVLDKADITAFLEDGLAKAKAAYDPWPRAVNLVSGPSRTADVAGIVVRPAHGPKAVHVLLTSSAKT; translated from the coding sequence ATGAGTGGCTCGGCACGCGATGAGATTATGGCACGCATCAAGGCCGCAACAGCCGCCACAAGGGACAGTGACCCGCTTTCTGTATGGTCGAAGGACCGCCCGGCATCGATCCGCCCGCAGCTGCCGGGCGATGTCGAAGCGAGTTTTCGGGCCAAGGCGGCGACAAATCTCATAAGCATCCGGGACGTCGGCGGCATAGAAGGTGTGCCCGTTGCTGTCGCTGAAATTCTGGCGCGCGCCAATCTCGCACCAGATATTTCCGTCTCGCCAACTCTGCGCGATCTGCCGTGGCCCCGCACCGTGCAGGTGCGAGACGAGAAAGCGCGCGTCGATGAGAAATTGACGGTCACCCGCGCGGTGGCGGGGATCGCTGAAACGGGAAGTGTCGTTCTTTGCTCCAGCAAGGATGCCCCCTCAAGCCTCAACTATGCGCCAGAGATCCATGTGATCGTGCTCGATAAGGCCGACATCACGGCGTTTCTGGAAGATGGCTTGGCTAAAGCGAAGGCGGCCTACGATCCCTGGCCGCGGGCGGTCAATCTCGTGTCGGGGCCGTCGCGCACAGCAGATGTTGCGGGCATCGTCGTCAGACCTGCACATGGTCCCAAGGCTGTGCATGTGCTGCTGACCTCATCTGCGAAAACATAA
- a CDS encoding LutB/LldF family L-lactate oxidation iron-sulfur protein, with translation MADNNLQSSLAALRRGFVGNRAKAVAEFPDFEALRAQGAAIKDHTLANLDFYLERYEQAVTSRGGQVHWARDAQHACEIIRDICRRTNAKTVTKGKSMVSEEIGLNAVLEAEGLEVLETDAGEYIVQLAGEAPSHIVMPTVHKTVEQISALFAEKHKAYGFKQTSDPAELIGQIRTVLRKKFFAADIGVTGANFLIAETGSNIVVTNEGNGDLTSTLARVHVVTVGIEKLVPTINDAVTMLRLLARSALGMEFTTYMSLMSGKRLAGDIDGPEEYHVVLVDNGRSKMLNGPFKPMLRCIRCGACMNHCPVYMSVGGHAYNWVYPGPMGAVLTPMIAGHEKGGELPHACTLNGRCQQVCPVKIPLPDMLRRLRHDQWEAGMTSSTVRAGLGLWSWVARRPRLYNIAARIAARSMRLMGGTRGRIRSLPLGSGWTGERDMPAPQGKTFQEIWKDRGGAR, from the coding sequence ATGGCTGATAATAACCTGCAGTCTTCGCTGGCCGCTTTGCGCCGGGGTTTTGTCGGGAACCGCGCCAAAGCCGTTGCCGAGTTTCCCGATTTCGAGGCATTGCGGGCGCAGGGTGCGGCGATCAAGGATCACACCCTCGCCAATCTCGATTTCTACCTTGAACGCTACGAGCAGGCTGTAACGTCACGCGGTGGACAAGTGCACTGGGCGCGCGATGCCCAACATGCGTGCGAGATAATTCGCGATATTTGCCGACGAACCAACGCCAAAACCGTCACTAAAGGTAAGTCCATGGTGTCGGAGGAGATCGGTCTCAACGCGGTACTGGAAGCCGAAGGGCTCGAGGTGCTCGAGACCGACGCGGGCGAATATATCGTGCAGCTTGCCGGTGAGGCACCCAGCCACATCGTCATGCCGACCGTCCATAAAACGGTGGAGCAGATCTCGGCGCTGTTTGCCGAAAAGCACAAGGCATATGGCTTCAAGCAGACCAGCGATCCAGCAGAGTTGATAGGTCAGATCCGTACGGTGCTGCGTAAAAAGTTTTTTGCGGCAGATATAGGCGTCACCGGAGCGAACTTCCTCATTGCCGAAACCGGCTCCAATATCGTCGTAACCAACGAGGGCAATGGAGACCTCACTTCCACGCTGGCGCGCGTGCATGTTGTGACCGTCGGCATCGAGAAGTTGGTTCCTACCATCAATGATGCGGTGACGATGTTGCGGCTCTTGGCGCGCAGCGCGCTCGGCATGGAATTCACCACCTACATGAGCTTGATGAGTGGAAAACGGCTCGCCGGCGACATCGACGGACCTGAAGAATATCACGTGGTTCTGGTCGATAACGGCCGCAGCAAGATGCTCAACGGGCCCTTCAAACCAATGCTTCGGTGCATTCGCTGTGGCGCGTGCATGAACCATTGTCCGGTCTACATGTCCGTTGGGGGGCACGCCTACAACTGGGTCTATCCGGGTCCAATGGGTGCCGTCCTAACCCCCATGATCGCAGGACATGAAAAGGGCGGTGAGCTGCCCCACGCCTGCACGCTCAATGGTCGCTGTCAGCAGGTGTGTCCGGTCAAAATTCCTTTGCCAGACATGTTGCGCCGATTGCGCCACGATCAGTGGGAGGCGGGTATGACGTCCTCCACAGTGCGTGCTGGGTTGGGGCTGTGGTCGTGGGTTGCCCGTCGTCCACGCCTTTACAACATTGCTGCTCGAATAGCGGCGCGTTCGATGCGTCTGATGGGCGGCACGCGCGGTCGGATTCGCTCACTCCCGCTTGGCAGCGGTTGGACGGGTGAGCGCGACATGCCGGCGCCTCAAGGCAAGACGTTTCAAGAAATCTGGAAAGATCGCGGAGGTGCCCGATGA